One Symphalangus syndactylus isolate Jambi chromosome 10, NHGRI_mSymSyn1-v2.1_pri, whole genome shotgun sequence genomic region harbors:
- the CXCL9 gene encoding C-X-C motif chemokine 9, translating to MNILNKYDPQNVFSKEFLRLKIQYRSDLELHSITMKKSGVLFLLGIILLVLIGVQGTPVMRNGRCSCISTNQATIHLRSLKDLKQFAPSPSCEKIEIIATLKNGDQTCLNPDSADVKELIKKWEKQVSQKKKQKNGKKHQKKKVLKVRKSQRSRQKKTT from the exons atgaatatcCTAAATAAATATGATCCCCAAAATGTGTTCTCTAAAGAATTTCTCAGGCTCAAAATCCAATACAGGAGTGACTTGGAGCTCCATTCTATCACTATGAAGAAAAGTGGTGTTCTTTTCCTCTTGGGCATCATCTTGCTGGTTCTGATTGGAGTGCAAG gAACCCCAGTAATGAGGAATGGTCGCTGTTCCTGCATCAGCACCAACCAAGCGACTATCCACCTGCGATCCCTGAAAGACCTTAAACAATTTGCCCCAAGCCCTTCCTGCGAGAAAATTGAAATCAT TGCTACACTGAAGAATGGAGATCAAACATGTCTAAACCCAGATTCAGCAGATGTGAAGGAACTGATTAAAAAGTGGGAGAAACAG GTCagccaaaagaaaaagcaaaagaatgggaaaaaacatcaaaaaaagaaagttctaaaAGTTCGAAAATCTCAACGTTCTCGTCAAAAGAAGACTACATAA